From the genome of Colwellia psychrerythraea 34H, one region includes:
- the ubiT gene encoding ubiquinone anaerobic biosynthesis accessory factor UbiT: MLKIPSLLPFTQSITASIIPSLSLVEKQIPLRLKEKLIKVMPKILQPSLRFVPFSAQKSVLIPALHSIFSEAITDGDFEFLQDKWLKISILDLQLNWWLSFDQDQLIMASPKDNIAEDVSFSANGDDLVLIAGRKQDPDTLFFQRRLKIEGDTELGLEVKNLIDAIDIEQLPSSIHDLVDFSACFLQNTHDELAVANG; this comes from the coding sequence GTGCTAAAAATCCCTTCATTATTACCCTTTACACAATCGATAACGGCCAGTATTATTCCCTCTTTATCGTTAGTTGAGAAACAAATACCGTTACGATTAAAGGAGAAATTGATCAAGGTAATGCCAAAAATATTGCAGCCAAGTTTACGTTTTGTACCGTTTAGCGCGCAAAAGTCTGTACTTATTCCAGCACTACATTCTATTTTTAGTGAAGCTATTACCGACGGTGACTTTGAGTTTTTACAAGACAAATGGCTAAAGATTTCCATCCTGGATTTACAACTAAATTGGTGGTTAAGTTTTGATCAAGACCAATTAATCATGGCCTCGCCTAAAGATAATATTGCTGAAGATGTCAGTTTTAGTGCTAACGGTGATGACTTGGTGCTCATTGCAGGGCGTAAACAAGACCCTGATACCTTATTTTTTCAACGTCGTTTAAAAATTGAAGGTGATACTGAACTGGGATTAGAAGTAAAAAACTTAATTGATGCCATTGATATTGAGCAACTACCGAGCTCTATTCATGATTTAGTAGATTTTAGTGCCTGTTTTTTACAAAACACTCATGATGAACTTGCTGTAGCAAATGGCTAA
- a CDS encoding DNA internalization-related competence protein ComEC/Rec2 — MDWWLLTFFLGAILSLFLQEVPALFQLFLLLCLAIGFYSHKKLRYSSGLWFGALWILAQAYLYHNLLPPPLIELMENKQAFFIEGEVLSIQVKPPIMLSEHIKESAVQQKANSTKRFNFLVNKINQQLLESPITIRLSWQKSTIDLAQGQRLSLNVKVKPAHGLANIGTFNYLSWLKAHNIVATGYVVNPRKKKNSNYQEAEDLKSLKANKLLMANITMRQALFEHYQSLTPNHKLTPILLALAFGERSSLNTELWQTLQVTGTSHLIAISGLHIGLLAGSAFFIVMFFFQYIPLRNPCWQHINSRYIAIAVSLLLATAYAYLAGFSLPTQRALVMLNLYWLSRVVGIKFSAKRLILVTIFILLIITPFSLLTASFWLSVYAVAIIFVSLWRFKAWMNKGPYLWRFFKTLFIIQVALTVMLMPITALFFQKISLVSLFANIIAVPWMSAFSIPTALMSVVLIPISESLAQWFMMLSLQSLTWLWFYLDLLSELPNAIISLSFVQQMIVLLVGNAAFSILYLSPCLWTRGGKQITFVLLALSAIVFSYHEPIMSSLNTYAWSKEVKTPKDAINFQAESGFSSWEVIFFDVGQGTSVLIKRDDQAILYDTGAAYPSGFTMSDAVILPFLQYSAIEKLDKVILSHSDNDHVGGLRTLIEHISIDEIISNDKTLFNSKALSLNALSTTTNLGPSNRRLTDCQPRNSFSWQGLRFDILWPLAWDPSNESVNRGKQKNDDSCVILISDQLGTTLLLTGDISSKVEQKLLKFYPQLNADILQVPHHGSKTSSSQAFLSQLSPDVALVSAGYLNRWHMPVAIVRQRYHDSKIQLLNSAELGQIIITVDEEGMSTQSFTEDLRPFWFSH; from the coding sequence ATGGATTGGTGGTTACTGACATTTTTTCTTGGTGCTATATTGTCCCTATTTTTGCAGGAAGTGCCAGCGCTTTTTCAGCTATTTTTACTTCTTTGTCTCGCTATTGGCTTTTATTCCCATAAAAAACTACGTTATAGCTCAGGATTATGGTTTGGCGCTTTATGGATTTTAGCTCAAGCTTACCTCTATCATAACCTGTTACCGCCACCTCTTATTGAACTAATGGAAAATAAACAAGCATTTTTTATTGAAGGTGAGGTACTTAGTATCCAAGTTAAGCCACCGATCATGTTGAGCGAACATATAAAGGAAAGCGCTGTTCAACAGAAAGCTAATTCCACTAAACGCTTTAATTTTCTCGTTAATAAGATAAATCAACAGCTACTTGAATCCCCAATTACTATTAGGCTAAGTTGGCAAAAGTCGACTATTGACCTTGCTCAAGGTCAAAGGCTCTCTCTTAACGTTAAAGTAAAGCCAGCCCATGGATTAGCAAATATAGGCACGTTTAATTATTTAAGTTGGCTCAAAGCACATAACATCGTCGCAACAGGCTATGTGGTTAATCCGAGAAAGAAGAAAAATTCAAATTATCAAGAAGCGGAAGACTTAAAAAGCTTAAAAGCGAATAAATTGCTAATGGCAAATATCACAATGAGGCAAGCACTATTTGAGCACTATCAAAGCCTTACTCCAAATCATAAGCTTACCCCCATTTTATTGGCATTAGCCTTTGGGGAGCGTAGTTCACTTAATACCGAGCTTTGGCAGACACTACAAGTGACAGGTACTAGTCACCTTATTGCTATTTCGGGTTTACATATAGGGTTACTTGCTGGTAGTGCGTTTTTTATTGTGATGTTTTTTTTTCAATATATCCCATTGAGAAATCCTTGCTGGCAGCACATTAACAGCCGTTATATTGCTATTGCTGTGAGTTTGTTACTTGCAACTGCGTATGCATATTTAGCGGGTTTCTCTCTTCCAACCCAACGTGCTTTGGTGATGTTAAACTTGTACTGGTTAAGTCGCGTTGTTGGCATAAAATTCTCTGCGAAACGTTTAATTTTAGTGACAATCTTTATTTTGTTGATTATCACTCCTTTTAGCTTATTAACCGCTAGCTTTTGGTTATCTGTTTATGCTGTGGCTATTATCTTTGTATCACTATGGCGATTTAAAGCATGGATGAATAAGGGTCCATATCTTTGGCGTTTCTTCAAAACGCTATTTATTATTCAAGTAGCACTTACCGTGATGTTAATGCCGATAACTGCATTATTTTTCCAAAAGATATCCTTAGTTAGTTTATTTGCTAATATCATTGCTGTGCCTTGGATGAGTGCTTTTAGCATACCTACAGCACTCATGTCAGTGGTCTTGATACCGATAAGTGAGTCATTAGCGCAATGGTTTATGATGTTATCTCTGCAATCGTTAACCTGGTTGTGGTTTTACCTTGATTTACTTAGTGAGCTACCTAATGCAATTATTTCACTTTCATTCGTTCAACAAATGATTGTACTGTTAGTGGGTAATGCTGCTTTTTCAATACTTTACCTGTCGCCATGCCTCTGGACTAGGGGGGGTAAACAAATCACTTTTGTTTTGCTAGCCCTCAGCGCGATTGTGTTTAGTTATCATGAGCCAATTATGTCCTCTTTAAATACTTACGCTTGGTCAAAAGAGGTAAAAACGCCTAAGGATGCCATTAATTTCCAAGCTGAGTCTGGCTTTAGCTCATGGGAAGTGATTTTTTTTGATGTTGGTCAGGGAACATCGGTGTTAATTAAACGAGATGACCAGGCCATTTTATATGATACCGGAGCAGCTTACCCCAGTGGTTTTACTATGAGTGATGCGGTGATACTGCCATTTTTACAATACTCAGCCATTGAGAAGCTAGATAAAGTAATATTAAGTCACAGTGATAATGACCATGTTGGCGGCCTTAGGACCCTGATAGAGCATATATCGATTGATGAAATAATCAGTAATGATAAAACACTCTTTAATTCTAAGGCCTTATCACTTAATGCTCTCTCAACTACTACGAATTTAGGCCCTAGTAATAGGCGACTTACTGACTGTCAGCCACGTAATAGTTTTTCTTGGCAAGGGTTAAGGTTTGACATCTTATGGCCTTTAGCTTGGGATCCTTCCAATGAAAGTGTTAATAGGGGCAAGCAAAAAAATGATGACTCTTGTGTTATCTTAATTAGTGATCAATTGGGAACTACACTGCTTTTAACCGGAGACATTTCCTCGAAAGTAGAGCAGAAGTTACTAAAATTTTATCCCCAGCTTAATGCTGATATTTTACAAGTACCTCATCACGGTTCTAAAACATCATCAAGTCAGGCATTTCTTAGTCAATTATCACCTGACGTTGCGTTAGTTAGTGCAGGTTATTTAAATCGTTGGCATATGCCCGTCGCTATTGTTCGTCAGCGTTACCATGATAGTAAAATTCAATTGTTAAATAGTGCGGAGCTGGGGCAAATCATCATAACCGTTGATGAAGAGGGAATGAGCACACAAAGCTTTACTGAAGATTTACGCCCGTTCTGGTTTAGTCATTAA
- a CDS encoding DUF2062 domain-containing protein, whose amino-acid sequence MPKKTIKRMMPDHQTIKENKYLKVFGDLLHNPNLWHLNRHSVAKAFAVGLFFAFIPVPFQMVLSAGIAIIVHANLPLSIALVWITNPLTMPFIFYACYLVGTWVLAVPEEDFAFQASWQWVLDSLSTIGPAFLVGCGVLAVIFSILGYFVIHSFWRYQTIKAWKSRPHR is encoded by the coding sequence ATGCCCAAAAAAACCATAAAACGTATGATGCCAGATCATCAAACGATAAAAGAAAACAAATATCTGAAAGTTTTTGGCGATTTACTACACAATCCCAACCTTTGGCACTTAAATCGTCACTCTGTCGCTAAAGCTTTTGCTGTTGGTTTATTTTTTGCTTTTATTCCGGTGCCATTTCAAATGGTTTTGTCGGCCGGTATTGCCATTATAGTACATGCAAACCTACCGCTATCAATTGCATTGGTTTGGATAACAAATCCGCTGACCATGCCTTTCATATTTTACGCCTGTTATTTGGTTGGCACATGGGTATTAGCAGTCCCTGAAGAAGATTTTGCCTTTCAAGCAAGTTGGCAATGGGTACTCGATAGCTTATCAACCATAGGTCCTGCATTTTTAGTTGGCTGCGGTGTACTTGCTGTTATTTTTTCTATCTTAGGTTACTTCGTTATACATTCGTTTTGGCGTTACCAAACTATAAAAGCATGGAAAAGTCGTCCGCATCGTTAA
- a CDS encoding Trm112 family protein, giving the protein MAFDTKLMEILACPVCKGKLDYDKAAQELICHFDRLAYSIEKDIPVLLENEAREINANQSTEQDG; this is encoded by the coding sequence ATGGCTTTTGATACAAAATTAATGGAAATCCTTGCCTGCCCAGTATGTAAAGGTAAGTTAGATTATGATAAAGCAGCGCAAGAGCTTATTTGCCACTTTGACCGTTTAGCTTATAGCATAGAAAAAGACATTCCCGTATTACTAGAAAATGAAGCGCGTGAAATTAATGCTAACCAGTCTACTGAGCAGGATGGTTAA
- the kdsB gene encoding 3-deoxy-manno-octulosonate cytidylyltransferase: protein MTASDPSVLSKPATGDTSFVVVIPARYQSSRLPGKVLADIDGKPMIQWVVEKAQLSGARQVIVATDNDEVAAVVNSFGAEVCKTRADHQSGTERLAEVMEKYQFSDDEIIVNVQGDEPFIPPDNIAQVANNLANQQQSSHVARMSTLAINIDSVDEAFNPNAVKVILDKDGYALYFSRATIPYDRERFLNSDATTEENIRAIGDFYLRHVGIYAYRAGFIKDYVNWPTSELEQVEALEQLRVLYQGERIHVAVANSHVPVEGVDTPEDLAKARAYATSLV, encoded by the coding sequence ATGACTGCTAGTGACCCTTCAGTATTGAGTAAACCAGCTACTGGTGATACCAGCTTTGTTGTTGTTATCCCTGCTAGATATCAATCATCTCGTTTGCCAGGTAAGGTGTTAGCCGACATCGATGGCAAACCGATGATCCAATGGGTTGTTGAAAAGGCGCAATTAAGTGGTGCTCGCCAAGTCATTGTTGCGACAGACAATGATGAAGTTGCTGCAGTAGTAAACAGTTTTGGCGCTGAAGTGTGTAAAACACGTGCGGATCATCAATCGGGCACTGAACGTCTTGCAGAAGTCATGGAAAAATATCAATTCAGTGACGATGAAATCATTGTTAATGTACAAGGTGATGAACCTTTTATTCCGCCAGACAATATCGCACAAGTAGCGAATAATCTAGCTAACCAGCAACAAAGTAGTCATGTAGCACGCATGTCGACCTTGGCTATTAATATTGACTCTGTAGATGAAGCGTTTAATCCTAATGCCGTTAAAGTAATACTTGATAAAGATGGTTATGCCTTATATTTCTCTAGAGCAACTATTCCTTATGATAGAGAGCGTTTTTTAAATTCAGATGCTACTACAGAAGAAAATATTCGCGCAATAGGTGATTTTTACTTAAGACACGTCGGCATTTATGCTTATCGCGCTGGCTTCATTAAAGATTATGTCAATTGGCCCACAAGTGAATTAGAACAAGTTGAAGCGCTAGAGCAGCTAAGAGTTTTATATCAAGGAGAGAGAATTCACGTCGCGGTCGCAAATAGCCACGTACCTGTTGAAGGTGTTGATACTCCAGAAGATTTAGCCAAAGCAAGAGCATACGCGACTAGCTTAGTGTAG
- the ubiU gene encoding ubiquinone anaerobic biosynthesis protein UbiU → MELLCPAGNLPALKTAIDNGADAVYIGLKDDTNARHFAGLNFNDGKLAKAADYVHQRGKKLHVAINTFAHAGGEERWQKAVDNAVAIGTDALIIADLGVLDYAATKYPDVERHVSVQASTTNLEAIKFFKNNFDVQRVVLPRVLSVQQVRQLAKSSPVPLEVFAFGSLCIMAEGRCYLSSYMTGESPNTVGACSPAKYVRWQETDKGLESRLNGVLIDRYQEDENAGYPTLCKGRFEVDNNVYHALEEPTSLNTLELIPDLIAMGIVSVKIEGRQRSPAYVEQVAKTWRMALDRYQQNPENFTVEGAWMNTLANLSEGSQTTLGAYHRKWQ, encoded by the coding sequence GTGGAGTTACTTTGTCCTGCTGGTAATTTACCCGCGCTAAAAACAGCAATAGATAATGGCGCCGATGCGGTTTATATCGGGTTAAAAGATGATACCAATGCCCGCCACTTTGCTGGTCTTAACTTTAATGATGGTAAATTAGCCAAAGCTGCTGATTATGTACATCAGCGAGGTAAAAAGCTGCATGTAGCCATCAATACCTTCGCCCATGCCGGCGGTGAAGAACGTTGGCAAAAAGCCGTTGATAATGCGGTTGCCATAGGCACAGATGCTTTAATTATCGCCGATTTAGGTGTGCTAGATTACGCCGCAACAAAATACCCTGATGTTGAACGTCATGTATCAGTACAAGCCTCAACCACAAATCTTGAAGCGATAAAGTTTTTTAAAAACAACTTTGATGTTCAGCGAGTTGTGCTGCCGCGCGTATTGTCTGTGCAACAAGTTAGACAGTTAGCTAAAAGTAGTCCGGTACCATTAGAAGTCTTTGCTTTTGGTAGTCTATGTATCATGGCGGAAGGGCGCTGTTACTTATCTTCTTATATGACGGGAGAGTCTCCTAATACGGTAGGCGCGTGCTCACCGGCGAAATATGTTAGATGGCAAGAAACAGATAAAGGCTTAGAATCTCGCTTAAATGGTGTCCTTATAGACCGTTACCAAGAAGACGAAAATGCAGGTTATCCGACACTATGTAAAGGTCGCTTTGAAGTTGATAATAATGTTTATCATGCCTTAGAAGAGCCTACCAGCCTGAATACGTTAGAGCTTATTCCTGACCTAATTGCCATGGGCATAGTCTCGGTAAAAATTGAAGGCAGACAACGTAGCCCCGCTTATGTCGAGCAAGTAGCTAAAACGTGGCGAATGGCGTTAGACAGATATCAGCAGAACCCAGAGAACTTTACTGTTGAAGGTGCTTGGATGAATACCCTAGCTAATTTGTCTGAAGGTTCACAAACCACGTTAGGTGCATATCACAGAAAGTGGCAATAA
- the lpxK gene encoding tetraacyldisaccharide 4'-kinase gives MRLIEKVWFNDHPAKWLLVPMLLPLSALFWLISTLRRLSYKIGLSRSCQLSKPVIVVGNIGVGGNGKTPIVLYLVELTRLLGLTPGVISRGYGGKAPHYPYLLDEKSTSIEAGDEPILIQQRCQVPIAVGSDRIASAKLLIAQGCDIIISDDGLQHYRLARDLELVVVDGKRLFGNGLLLPAGPLREGLWRLPKSDLVIYNGKNDQDYQEKNYPCMHMTLAATELCNLLTGERIYLTDFIRLNDSVNAIAGIGAPQRFFDTLKEHQFKVINQQSFVDHHAFVLADFNEFDDNIPLLMTEKDAVKCHDFCKENWWYLPVDATFSDADRQLIIDRTQIAVQSVIQ, from the coding sequence ATGCGCTTAATTGAGAAAGTTTGGTTTAATGACCATCCGGCTAAATGGCTGTTAGTACCAATGTTACTGCCTTTATCTGCGTTATTTTGGCTGATCAGTACATTAAGACGTCTCAGCTATAAAATTGGCTTATCAAGATCATGTCAGTTAAGTAAGCCTGTTATTGTTGTGGGTAACATCGGTGTTGGCGGCAATGGTAAAACGCCGATAGTTTTATATTTGGTTGAACTGACTCGTTTACTCGGTTTAACGCCAGGCGTCATTTCTCGAGGTTATGGCGGTAAAGCGCCTCACTATCCTTATTTGCTTGATGAAAAGTCTACCTCTATAGAAGCCGGTGATGAGCCTATACTTATTCAGCAACGTTGTCAGGTTCCTATTGCTGTCGGTAGTGATCGTATAGCGAGTGCGAAGTTACTTATTGCTCAAGGCTGCGATATTATTATTAGTGATGATGGGTTACAACATTATCGTTTAGCCCGTGATTTAGAGCTAGTGGTTGTCGATGGCAAACGTTTATTTGGTAATGGTTTATTATTACCTGCGGGCCCATTGAGAGAAGGGCTGTGGCGTTTACCTAAAAGTGATTTAGTTATTTATAATGGTAAAAATGATCAGGATTACCAGGAAAAGAATTATCCGTGTATGCACATGACATTGGCAGCAACAGAGCTGTGTAACCTACTTACCGGTGAGCGCATCTATTTAACGGATTTTATTAGATTAAATGATTCGGTTAATGCCATTGCAGGCATTGGCGCGCCACAGCGATTTTTCGATACACTAAAAGAGCATCAATTTAAGGTCATTAATCAGCAAAGTTTTGTTGATCATCATGCTTTTGTCCTTGCTGACTTCAACGAATTTGATGATAATATACCATTATTAATGACTGAAAAAGATGCCGTTAAGTGCCATGATTTTTGTAAAGAAAACTGGTGGTATTTACCCGTGGATGCCACTTTTAGTGACGCAGATAGACAGTTAATCATCGATAGAACTCAAATCGCAGTACAATCAGTTATACAGTAA
- a CDS encoding sensor histidine kinase — MKQNQQNKKSFEVQLTQLFLFTSLPLFFLLIGVMIYANISLYLILLTMLISSLVIVYSHSKLHQKSAYQFRSLSNLLDAMVQGDYSLRARISDGDEALNELVDSINSLSLRLNKQRIETTESQLLLTTVINHIDVAILALNENNELVLTNPAAKKLLQIPAEQQEFDLIESFSQFSQIAAMNSGNSQVMSLYFANQQGKFNVHLEEYRENGKPQKLVFITDVSTMLRSEERNAWQALVRVISHEINNSLSPIASISQSLRRLLARQEKLENHKEYLVEGLSIISQRSNSLTEFVNSYKQIASLPEPKKQPSSVLELVNKTVALYPDECIEVQNIDDITLVLDAVQFEQVLINLVKNAVEAVKSAGEAGKVAISGQVNGKVFSLSLADDGTGVSNLENLFVPFYSTKSKGSGIGLVLCRQIIEAHGGKITLTNRLGVSGCIATIELPL; from the coding sequence ATGAAACAGAATCAACAAAATAAGAAATCATTTGAAGTACAGCTAACTCAGCTATTCTTATTTACCTCTTTGCCGCTATTTTTCTTGCTAATTGGGGTGATGATATATGCGAATATATCGCTATATTTGATTTTATTAACCATGCTTATTAGTAGTTTAGTGATTGTTTATAGTCACAGTAAACTTCACCAAAAGTCAGCTTATCAATTTCGAAGTTTAAGTAATTTACTCGATGCTATGGTACAAGGCGATTATAGTCTGAGAGCCCGTATTAGTGATGGTGATGAAGCATTAAATGAATTAGTTGATTCGATAAATAGCCTTAGTTTACGCCTTAATAAGCAAAGAATTGAGACGACAGAAAGTCAATTGTTACTAACTACTGTAATTAACCATATTGATGTCGCTATTCTCGCTTTAAATGAGAATAATGAATTGGTCTTGACTAACCCCGCCGCAAAAAAATTATTGCAAATACCTGCCGAGCAGCAAGAATTTGACTTAATTGAATCATTCTCACAATTTAGTCAAATCGCAGCAATGAACAGTGGTAATAGCCAAGTAATGTCGCTTTATTTTGCTAATCAGCAAGGTAAGTTTAATGTTCACCTTGAAGAATATCGCGAAAATGGCAAACCACAAAAGTTAGTGTTTATTACTGATGTTAGCACTATGCTTCGTAGTGAAGAGCGAAATGCATGGCAAGCGTTAGTGCGGGTTATTAGTCATGAAATAAACAACTCTTTATCTCCTATCGCTTCAATAAGCCAAAGCTTAAGGCGCTTACTTGCCCGACAAGAGAAACTTGAAAACCATAAAGAATATCTGGTTGAAGGCTTATCTATCATTTCACAACGCAGTAATAGCTTAACTGAGTTTGTTAATAGTTATAAGCAAATAGCCAGTTTACCTGAGCCAAAAAAACAGCCAAGTTCGGTACTGGAATTAGTTAATAAGACGGTAGCCTTATACCCGGATGAATGCATTGAAGTACAAAACATAGACGACATCACTTTAGTTCTTGATGCAGTGCAATTTGAACAAGTGCTTATTAACTTGGTTAAAAATGCCGTAGAAGCGGTAAAAAGTGCTGGTGAAGCAGGTAAGGTTGCAATTAGCGGGCAAGTTAATGGAAAGGTATTTAGTTTGTCATTAGCGGACGATGGCACAGGTGTAAGCAATCTAGAGAATTTGTTTGTGCCTTTTTATAGCACAAAAAGTAAAGGCTCAGGCATAGGTTTAGTCTTATGCCGACAAATTATTGAAGCACATGGCGGCAAGATAACCTTAACAAATAGACTAGGTGTCAGTGGTTGCATAGCAACCATAGAGTTACCCCTGTGA
- the msbA gene encoding lipid A export permease/ATP-binding protein MsbA — MASSPKTNALSSSDSANATTWQNFKRLVSYAKPYKLGFVAAIIGMLGYAAIDVYFLSQLKPLVDEGLSGANANFMKWAPLFIIVAFTVRGIAHFIANYCLAWVGNNVVADLRQKLFEHIMSMPVAFHDQTSTGSLISKITFDTEQVLNSVSKSILTIVQQSAFIIGLLGLMFYYSWQLSLIFLLITPIIAVIVSVVSKRFRKVSKNIQGAMGEVTTAAEQTFNGHKVVLTFGGQQREFSRFAKINKHNRQQRMKMRATKSASVPIIQVIASFALAFVFYAITSDSLRDSISPGTFVSIITYMTMLLRPLKMLTNVNSEFQQGMAACTSIFSILDHEKEKDNGDKQLERASGTLSFKHVDFSYKNTNTMTTSDKEQDTKLALNDITFDLAPGETLALVGRSGSGKSTASSLLLRFYDATRGEILIDDTNIEQFQLKDLRKQFSYVSQQVVLFNDTLANNIAYGKPEATEAEIIEAAKSAHVMEFAEHMEQGLETNIGENGALLSGGQRQRVAIARALLCDTPFLILDEATSALDTESERHIQDALQTLQQNRTSIVIAHRLSTIENADKIIVMEQGKIVEQGNHQSLLAKQGAYAQLHSFQFE; from the coding sequence ATGGCATCATCTCCAAAAACGAACGCCTTATCTTCTTCCGACTCAGCCAATGCAACCACATGGCAAAACTTTAAACGACTGGTTAGTTATGCGAAACCTTATAAGCTCGGCTTTGTCGCCGCAATCATTGGTATGCTTGGTTATGCAGCTATCGATGTATATTTTCTATCACAGTTAAAACCGCTTGTTGATGAAGGTCTCTCTGGGGCTAATGCTAACTTTATGAAGTGGGCGCCATTGTTTATTATTGTGGCCTTTACTGTTCGCGGTATAGCTCACTTTATTGCTAATTATTGCCTAGCTTGGGTCGGCAATAATGTCGTTGCTGATTTAAGACAAAAACTTTTTGAACATATCATGTCAATGCCCGTGGCTTTTCATGATCAAACATCTACCGGTTCACTTATTTCAAAAATAACCTTTGATACCGAGCAAGTATTAAATTCGGTGAGTAAATCTATTTTAACCATAGTGCAGCAAAGCGCCTTTATTATTGGTTTACTTGGGTTGATGTTTTATTACAGCTGGCAGTTATCATTAATCTTTCTATTGATCACGCCTATTATTGCTGTGATTGTCAGTGTGGTATCAAAGCGCTTTAGAAAAGTGAGTAAAAATATTCAAGGGGCGATGGGAGAGGTTACCACAGCGGCAGAACAAACCTTTAATGGCCACAAAGTGGTATTAACGTTTGGTGGTCAACAACGAGAGTTCTCACGTTTTGCCAAAATAAATAAACATAACCGTCAGCAGCGCATGAAAATGCGGGCAACAAAATCAGCCAGCGTACCCATTATTCAAGTAATAGCCTCATTTGCTTTAGCTTTTGTTTTCTATGCCATTACTTCAGATAGTTTACGCGACAGTATCTCTCCAGGTACTTTTGTCAGTATTATCACGTATATGACCATGTTGCTAAGACCTCTGAAAATGCTAACTAATGTCAATAGTGAATTTCAACAAGGCATGGCGGCTTGCACCAGTATCTTTTCGATACTCGATCATGAAAAAGAAAAAGATAATGGTGACAAACAACTTGAAAGAGCTTCAGGAACTTTGTCCTTCAAACATGTTGATTTTTCTTATAAAAACACCAACACCATGACAACAAGCGATAAAGAACAAGACACTAAACTTGCGTTAAACGATATTACTTTTGACTTAGCGCCTGGTGAAACCTTAGCGTTAGTTGGACGTTCAGGCAGCGGTAAATCAACGGCCAGTTCATTATTATTACGCTTTTATGATGCCACACGCGGTGAGATATTAATTGATGATACTAATATCGAACAATTTCAGTTAAAAGATTTACGTAAACAGTTTTCTTATGTATCTCAACAAGTCGTATTGTTTAATGATACTTTAGCCAATAATATTGCTTATGGTAAACCTGAAGCGACTGAAGCTGAAATTATCGAAGCAGCTAAAAGTGCGCATGTGATGGAGTTTGCAGAACACATGGAGCAAGGGCTTGAAACTAATATTGGTGAAAACGGTGCTTTACTTTCAGGCGGTCAACGTCAACGTGTCGCTATTGCGCGCGCTTTATTGTGTGATACGCCATTCTTAATTTTAGATGAAGCAACCAGTGCGTTAGATACAGAGTCGGAACGTCATATTCAAGATGCGCTACAAACATTACAGCAAAATCGTACTTCAATTGTTATTGCCCATCGATTATCGACTATTGAAAATGCAGACAAAATAATAGTTATGGAGCAAGGTAAAATTGTCGAGCAAGGTAACCACCAAAGTTTACTTGCCAAACAAGGTGCTTATGCCCAGTTGCATAGTTTCCAATTTGAATAA